The Prochlorococcus sp. MIT 1341 genomic interval ACTAAGCCTTTTGATCACGGATAAGAAGGAGGCCTAGCTGGTCCGTTGTATTTGCAACTCTCGATTCATAACCTTTAGCTTCTTCAAAATTTTAAAAACATCTTCTGGCATCCCCTTTGGAAGGTCCACAAAACTATGCGTATCGAAAATCTGTATCCTTCCTATCTTTCTTCCATGTAAACCTGATTCATTCGCTATTGCACCTACCAAATTACCAGGTTTCACATGATCTCTATGACCCACCTCGACCCTAAAACGTTCCATGTTTTCCTCAGGAGGCCTTGCGTTCCTATCCTGACGTCTACCTGAACCATGACGATCCTGTCGACGATCAACACGTCGGCCTCTAGGTAATGGTTCATCTATCCATCTTTCGTCACCATCAAAAAGCAAAGAATCAGGTCCTATACCAAGTTTAAGAGCTGCAAGTGCAATATCTTCTAAATTAAGGTTTTCCTCTTTTGCTAAGCCTGAAAGGATTTCTTTCAGAAGCTCAGTTTCTTCATTACTGGAGTCAAGTGTTTTGGAGGTCAAAGTGAGTCGTTCTCTCAAACGATTAACACGGCTTTCATTAATCTCTGAATTACTGGGAATTCCCATGGCCTCAATAGGCTGTCCAACAGCTCTTTCCAGGGTGCTTACGAAGCGTCTTTCTCTTGGGTTAATGAAAAGAATTGCTTCTCCTTTTCGTCCAGCCCTTCCTGTTCGTCCAATTCGATGCACATAAGCCTCACTATCAAAAGGTATGTCATAGTTAACGACTAGACCAACCCGATCAACGTCAAGGCCTCTAGCGGCAACATCTGTCGCCACTAAAACATTAACTCGGCCATTTTTTAAACTTTCAACTGTACGTTCTCGTTGATTTTGAGGCACATCTCCATTCAAAACGGCTACTTCATGTCCGGAAGCCTCTAAAGACTCTGCCACATCAAGAGTAATCACCTTAGTACGTGCAAACACAATGACTCCCTCTCCTACAAAAGACTCCAAAACCCTTTTAAGAGCCTCCAGCTTACGACTATTGTGAATAGTTATACAACGATGGCGAATTCGACGAGCTTCCTGGGCTTTCGTTTTAATCGTAATTTCAGCAGGTGCATTTAAATATCTCTTAGATAGCCGACGAATCTCAGTAGGCATGGTTGCTGAAAAGAGAACCATTTGTCGCTCTGAAGGTAACTGTTCAAGGATCCACTCGACGTCATCAATAAATCCCATACGCAGCATTTCATCAGCTTCATCAAGGATCAAACTCTTCAAATTAGAAGTATCAAAAGTCTTTTGACGAATGTGATCCATTACCCTTCCGGGTGTACCTACTACAACATCTACACCCTTTCTGAGAGAATTAATTTGAAAGCGAAAGTCTGCACCTCCATAAACAGCAAGAATTTTTAAGTGCTTATGCCCAACTGCATAGGCTCTAAAAGAATCTGCGACCTGCAATGCAAGCTCACGAGTGGGAGCAAGAACTAATGCTTGTGGACTAACTTGATGCTCCTGAAGCCTTTCAATTAAAGGTAACGCAAAGGCTGCTGTTTTTCCTGTACCAGTTTGAGCCTGGCCAACTAAATCACGGCCCAGCATTAGCTCAGGAATAGCCGCTCTCTGAATAGGAGATGGGTTCTTGTACCCTTTTTCTAAGAGGGTTTTCAAAAGAGTACTGCTAAAACCAAACCCATCAAAACCTGTCTCAAAAATAGATTTATCGTCACCTTGAACAGAGCCCTCTATTTCTTTGGAGGGGCTTTGGTCAGAACTTTTTAAATCTGGCCGTTTTTCGTCAACTGAAATCTCATCCTCTAGAGACAGGATCTTAGACGCACTTATGTCCTCAGTGCACGAGGATCCCTCATGCGGTTTTGCATTAGTCATGACTAGAAATCATTAGCCTGATTAATCCTTCAAATCAGGCCAGCAACTCCCAATCGGCAGAAAACCCGCAGTGTTGCTTTGCCTTTGCTTTAAAGGTTCCTTTTGACTTTATCACCCGAGGCCTACCACTCATTAGAATTCCAAGCAAAAGAATGCTGTACCAACCTGATTGACAAAGTAAATTTTCGATTTAAATAAATTGATAAAAAGTTTTCTCAGCCATCTTTACCAATTGGCATAAATAAATCAACGTGATCACTGGCCCTAGTTATAGCTGTATATAACAATCTCATCTCATATTCTTGATTGGTGTTCTTTGATGTATTTATCTGAGACTGAGCAACCTGAAATTCTTCTGGCCATAAAACAAAAACATTTTTGGCCTCACTTCCTTGAGATTTATGAATTGTCAAAGCCATTGCTGGCTCTAAAGCCTTTATCCGGGAAGGATTTATTAAAATAATGGATCCCCCTACCTCATCAATAGAAACCCTAAACAAAATACGTCGTCTTTTCCCGTCGCCAATAACTAGCCCAATATCTCCGTTTGCAAGAGCTATCTCTGGCTGATTTTCACAACACATTACAGGAAATCCCTGAGGCCAATACATAACTCCTAACCCAAATTTCTTCCCTAAAAAACTTTGGTGAACGTGATCTATACCCCATACCCCACTGCGTCGAGGACATAACACCATATATTCATCCAAAACATCAAAAAGCTGAGAAGCAATGGTTAAGGTGTCTGGTCTTGTAATGATTGTGGGAATATCGTGCTTGAATTGCTTAGCTACCAATTCCCCCGATAATTTGCTCAACTGATAGCTATAAGCCTCTAATTGGCTAGATAGATGAGAGGGTATCCCATTAAGTTGAGAATTGTGCAAAGAGAAATTAGATGACTGAGACGAATCAATAATTCCTTTCCAAAATGAAGATAAACCTTCCTTGCGAAGAAGATTACTTAAATAGCTTAAGGCTCCCTTATTTCTATATACATGATGAAAATGAACAGAACAATCATGATAATTTTTGAAAGCCTCAGACTGAAGTAAATGCCAAATCGAACCACCTCCAACAGGAGGTAATTGGTCAGGGTCACCAACAAGAACCAGTTGACATTTAGAAGGCAAAGCCATTAACAAGACACTCATAAGGCTTAAATCAACCATCGACATCTCGTCTACGATTAACAAGTCAATAGCCAGTGGGTTTCTCTTGTTTCTACGAAAACCTTCGCTGCTAGCCTCAAGCAGACGATGGAGAGTTATACAAGGAAGTTTATAAAGTTTTTCCCTCTGCAGCGAATCAAGTCTCTCAATGTTTTTCTGCATAGATTCCTGTAGACGCCTAGCTGCCTTACCTGTGGGGGCTGATACAACTACTTTGGAATCGGGACGTAGTGTTATTGCCCTTGCAATTATTTGGACAATAGTACTCGTTTTTCCAGTACCTGGACCCCCACTAATTAACAGAAGACCATGGTCATCAATTGCTGCAACAGCTCTGGCTTGCTCCTCATTAAGTCCAGATGGCAAATCAAAATCAATTGAAAGAATTTCTGATGAAAGTTTTTTTGATCCCTGAGATCTCCTTAAAAGTTCATCCAAGACAACTTTCAAATCCTCATGGCATCTATTCCAACTAAGTCGAGACTTACTTAACACTATTGGCGCTAAATCTCCATCGATCCAACCACTTTCGCGCAAAGCCTTTAGATGTGTCTCAGGCCAACCAGGTTGTCTCAACTCACAATTTGGGTAATCAGAAGTTAAGTCAAAAAACAATTCGCCATTAGAGAGAGAATAGATCAAAACATCTACGATGTCTTCTAGATGGGATGATCTCACCTTTGGGGGCAAACGTTTTAAAAGTAGCTTGTAGGTAGCACTAGCCAATCTTGGAGACCAAGAATCGAAATCGAAAAGGCTCATCTCCCTCCCTGTTCAAGCAATCGATCTAAAGCCAAGACTCGCTCTAGAGAAGTTGTTTCAACAATTAACCCAGGGATAAAATTGTTTGGACTTTGCTTAGAAACCGCCACCTCTCCAGGCATGCCTCTAATAAAAGCATAGATATATCCACCAAGGTGTCTCAATGGAACATAGCTTGGGAGCCTCCATCGAAGAAATCGATGGAGGGCAACCAAATACAAATTGGCTTGTAATGGATAATGATGACGAAGCATTTGCTTCTCCATCGCAGTATTGGTGTAATGAAATGGACCACATGCTTGACAATTACCTTCTCCATCCCTTTCGCCAATCCAATTGCTTTTCCAATCGACAACCCACCATCGAGCTTTAGCTAAATCATCGTTATCTGTAAAAACAAGATCTATAGATCCAGTAAAAAACCCTTTGCTAGAGATTTGTAGTTTAGAAAGGATATCAGCATAATTAGTTGAAAACCGAGCAGATGAACCCTGCCTAAAAGCATCAGCCAAATCATCTGAACTCACCAGTTTGCCATTTTGCGCTATTGGAAGATCGAAACTCATTTCATGAATTCGCCTCTTCTTAGTCAAATGTTTAAATTTCAACCCTCCTAAGGGGCCACCCAAAGGAGTATTGAAAACCATTTCCAAACCATTTTGGACAGAAGACAAGAGTTCCTTCTCTAGCCCTGCTCTTGAGAGTTCTGTGGTTATCAATTGAGCAGTTGACGAAGCATCCAATGCGCGACAAAAATCTACCTTTTCCAGAATCCGATGTAAACAATCCCCTGGTACAGCACCTCTCGGAAAATCAAAAAGAGGTCCTTTTGTTGACCATTCACTTTTACAAGAGTTCTCTAGAACGTCATCCATTAACTCAAAAGAGTCTGACAAGTCAGACTTCTCTTGTTGAGTATCACGCCCGACTTCTATGACAAAAGGATCAAGAGATTCTGCATTGACAACACTATCCTTTCCAGAGATCCAAGCGGAATAACTACTCCGGCCCCAACTTGTATCTAGACTTTTAGAAGGTATCGGTCCCAAGGAAAGTTCCCCTTTAATTTCCTGATCTACCCATCGTCTATTGTGATAATTCGCCCGTGCTTCATAGATAGTAATTGGGACCTTATTAGTAAGTAGCCATGCTCTCATCTGAGCAATAGAAAGTTTCTCATTAGATGCTTTGTTATCACATGGACTATGCAAGAAATTCTTCAAGGGATTGTCATCCTGACCTAATCCACGAGCCCAAAACAAAATCAACATCGATCGAGCTCTAGTCATTGCAACATATGCAATTCTCTCTGCTTCTTGTATCGAAGCGATACTATTTTGTTGAGAAATAATCCTTCCTTGACCCCACCCATGACTTAAAGCCAGTCTCCAGCAAGGTCCTTCGGCGTCTCGTAAAAGAGGATTCCTTTCGTGAGGAGGAGCTTGCCATAAATAAGGACATAAAACCACTCTGTACTCAAGCCCCTTGCTCCTATGAACAGTGACAACAGAAACAGCTTTGTCCGCAAGATCACTATGAGGCTGTCGATTATCAGGAATATGGGCTTTTGGTTGTAGACGTTCACGCCTAAACCATATAGCTGCACTTAACGGATCTAATGATCTTGAATGTATATTCTCTTGTACAAGTTGTGCGCATTGCTGTAAATCCCCCAACAAACGCCCTTGTTCCGAAAGATTAGCAATAGTCTGTCCCTTAAGACTATCTGCTAAGCAGCCAAGAAGTCCTAAGTGTGAGAAGTTCTGGGAAAGATCAGAAAACCTCTCAGCCAATTCATCTAATTCTCCGCTCATTTCGGAAGCCTCTAATCTGGAAACATTCCATTGGAACAATGCTGAGCAAGCTAAAAGTCGAAGGCAAGCTGTATCAGTTGGTTTAGCAATACAATCCATGAAACATTGAAGCAACTCAGCACCTTCGGTTTGAAAGACATCGCCACTGCTTACAAGTCGTGTTGGCAATCCAACTGAAGACATTGCTGATCGAATAGCGCTAGCCTGATCATGACGACTCACCAAAATACAAAAATCATCAGGCTTAAGTTCGCCTTTATGTCGATCCAAAAGATCTAAAACAGAATTTGCAACAACCTCTGGAATAAATTCTTCAATTCTGGTTTTTGACAGCAATTTTGAAGAAAGGTTATTTTTTCCTGAATCAAAACTCTCTAGAGTAATCAACTGGAGAGGGTACTCACCTTTATTCAGTCGAATAGGATCATCTTTACCACAAGAGTTTAATGAAGGTATCGGGAGGTTTGAAACTCTAAGGCCATTAGCCATAAAGCAATTCAATCCACTCATCAAAGTAGGCGTTGCACGAAAATTATCCAATAGAACATCTATACGATCTACATTAGCTCTAGCCTCTAAATAAACATTCAAATCACCTCCTCGAAACCTATAAATTGCCTGCTTGGGATCGCCGACCATCAACAAAAGATGATCTTGGCTTGTCCCAAATAACCTTCTAAGAATTTGCCATTGAAGAGGGTCCGTATCTTGAAACTCATCTATCAAAGCAACCTTATACCTTAGTTGAATAGTCTTTAACCATTTGTTCTGCTTCTTTATTTCAGGATTGCAGGTAAATGAGTCCCTTAAACCATTCTCAACAGCTCTAAGGAGACCTCCATAGGAAATAACCCCTTGACGATGACGACGTTCCTCAAGAGTCTTTAGACAGAAGTGAAGAGAATGAGTCCATACCTTTTCAGCAGGAGAATCAACTAATGCACTTATAGATTTCTGTAAAAGTGGATGAATAAGTTTAGGAAAGTCTTCCCCACACCTACGCGCAGTATCACAAAAAATTGCAGGGTGGAAATAATTCCTTAATAAGGTTTGGTCCCTTATAAATCCATAGGAGATATCTAAGCCTCTTTGATCAAGATCTCTGTTCTCAAAAAAGGTTTCTGCCCAGTTATTTACGATCTCAAATCTATTCTTTCTAGGTTTAGAACTAAAGGGTTTTGTATTATCGCATCCAAGACTTCGCCATTCTTGAGCTTGACGGCATAGATCCTCTTCTAATTTTTGCCCTTCTAAGCGCCAAAGATCAAGAAAATTTTTCAAGCAAGTTTCTAAATAATCTTTGAACTCAACTTCAAATTGACAAGAATTATTGAAAGTTAAATCATCATCATTTAAAGTCATACTTGGGTCATTATCTAATCTCAGTAGCGATTCTGATAGCGTGTCTATATTTAAACCAGCATCATAAAAGCCTCTAAGATCATCTGGGTCCAAAGTAAGAATCTTCTGATTCCAGTAGTCGTTAACTACCTCAAAAATAATTTCTTGTCCATCCCCCTCAAGAACGGGATCGACACCAGCAGAGCTATACAGTGCGTCTTTTTGCAAAGTACGGCTACAGAAACCATGAATAGTAGTTATATCAACAAAATCAAGGCCTTCCAAAGCCTCAAGTAGAAGCTGTATATATGAGATTCTTTGAGACGTATTTTTACGACTTGTCTCCAACCATACCTTAAGGACTTCATCTGGGTAGGTGTAATCAATTCCACCCTCAAAAGACTCAAGACCTTCTAAAGCCTGTTCAAGGCGATTACAAATCCTGGCTTTTAACTCTGCTGCTGCTGCCTCTGTAAAGGTGACAACAAGAATTTCCTTAATGTTAACTGTCCTCTCGGTGACCAGGCGCAAAACTAAATGAGCTAAAGCAAAAGTTTTACCTGTACCTGCACTTGCCTCAAGAAGCCTTAAGCCTTGGCCTAAAGGGTATTCATTTGGCTCAAATCGAACTTCTGAACGACATCTAAGATCATCCATTACTGGTATCCACAAAACTATTAGGGATCAAGAGATTGAACCTGCAAAAACTGCTGGACTGCATATAGGAACACATTGCATAACAAGCATAAAGAGGTTTCCAGGCAGAAGTATTTTTTCGAGACCAATTTATTCAATCAGTCACCTGGAAATTAAAAGAATTGAATTTAATATCTTTTTGCACTAAGAAAAATATTTCATTAGCAACAACACTTCGAAATAAATACTCACCATTAGTACTCAAAATCTCCAATCTAAAAATATTAGACCTTTTATTATAGCTGGTGTCTTGGCCATATATTTAACATAATTTGTATGGATCAATTTGAGCCGAGCTTCTTCCCTCAAAGCTTTAGCTCGCAAAATAATTGCAAAAATCAAAAATAAAAGTAGATGAAACAAGCTCGCTAGAAAAATACAGACTCCTATTGAACAAAGCAATAAAGCCTGATAAAGAGGATGGCGACAACGACTATAAATCCCTTCAGTAACAAGACTTGCGCCTGATTTCGGTTCCGGGAACGGTGAAAGACTTGAGCCCAATCTCAGAAATGATGTCAACGCTCTAAAAAATCCAAAAAAGAAAAGTACAGAACCAAAAATCCTCAAAAAGAGCAACAAAAATAGATTAAGGTCAATAAAAACCGGCCAGGCAGGAAAAAGATGAGCTAATACGAGAATTAATTGAATTACTAAAAACCATTCACCCTGAGAGTTATCAATGAAGCCTTGCCAAGAAATCTTCCATCCTGAAAATGCACTACGAAAATCAAAGGAGCCGAACTGGTCAAAGAAGCTACGCATGAACAATAAATAAAAAGAAGCAAAAACCAATTTTTTGAAGTTTCATTCAATCACTATTTACCAAGAAAATCCAAAAAAGATACATTACAAGACAAAAATGTTAGCTTTTAGGTGCCTTAAAGTTCGCTTTCCTATCAATTTGCATAGGGCAATTAGTCGCAAAGACAACAACCGACGAACGCCTACCTGCATCAATTGAAGTTTGCCTAATCCATTTGTTGGGAGCGGGTTTTAGATAAACCTTTTCGAAAGAAGCCAAAATAATTTCAAACCTTTTACTTGGATTTTATATTACCAAAGCTACTAATCAAGCATGTAGCAATTAAAACATTATAGGGCCTTAGAGCTTACAACTTAATGTACTTAACAGTAAAAGTTCAACAATCGTCTTCTTATTTAGACAATTATAAATCCTTATATATCTTTGAGAGTTCAAAAGAATACAAAAAATTTCAGGAGTTAATGTTATCAATTATTGGCTGATAAAGAAATGACATTGCATCTATAAAACCCTCTATCTCAAAAAGGTCAGAGGCTTCACAACTATCCCCAAAGCATAAACGCATCTCTGCCCTCTTAGATTCACCTTTATGCATAAAGCCACCTTTCCATTTTTTTTCAAATGCAATAAAGCCAGTTCCACAAAGCTTGTTCTCTGAAATTGAATATTCCCAACCACTCTCAGGAGGAACAGGCCAACACTCATGTATATAAATCGAAGCTAAGGTTTTGATTCCTCTAATCATTTCAAAGGCTTCTGAAGGCGAAATAGGTGAGAATTTAATGCTCAAATCAAATTCATCTTTCTTTAATGAAGATAAACTTCTTGAGACTATATATGTTGATGGAGAACTGAATTCGCCACTACAAATATGGAGATGGTTTATCCACGTTTCCATTATACATTTCGATGTAATCCTACCCGGTTGAATGATTAACATATTTTCTCCAGCCCATAAAGTCTTCTTACGAATATCTCCTAAATCTAAAGTCCTAATAGTGCATTTACCTATTGTAGAAATAGTTTCCTCCAAATTCTTAAATCTAGAGAAAAGTTGTCTTATCTCTAGTTTTCCAGAAGCTCCATAAGGTAATTTACCCTGTCCAACAAACCTCTCCTCCCATCTCGACAAAGACATATTTAGATCTACTATTTGTATATCATTGGATTCGATTTGATCAAAGCAATGGTCAAGGTATTCAGTAAATAAGGTTTGTCTTTGCCATTCCTCTAAAGAAACAGAATCCAAATCTTCTATAGGGTCAATCCATTCGCCTGGCCTTAATTCTAAATGCTCTAGCCAAATACGTTGAGGAGCACTTAACCACCTATGCAAAATATTAATTGGCACTTCTTTTGAGACACTTAAATCAGGTTTCTTCCATTCCAATGGAACTGCGAATGACTTTTGAGGAACAGAAGAGCAGCTATCCAACAAAAGCCTCGCGTCTAGATAACGTCGATCACAACTGACAGGAGGACGATTATTGGATGAGACGAAATTTTCACGACTTAGAGGGTTTGGGGAATGCTGTAATAAAAGACCTTCAAAAGAAAGAGGCCCAAGCTCTTTCTTCAACTGAGAAATCATTTGTTGAACAGGATTTGATGGAGGAAGATACTCGCCCGTTCGCTCCTCTCTCCCATTCCACGTGATCAGAAGATGCTGCCTTGACGACATTAAAGCCTCTAAAAGAGCATAGCGATCTTGGTCACTACCACTTGGATCGCCAAGATTCCTTTCTTGCTCTAAAAGATGAAAAGCCGATCTTCGCGAAGGTCTTGGAAAAAAATTGGCATCTAATCCCATAAGAACAATCACCCGATGGGGGATAGCTCTCATCGGTTCCAATGCACTAATAGTCAATGCGCCACTTCGATGACCAAATCTGCCACTATGAAGTGCAAGAGAATCAGCTAATAAATCTAAAACGACTCCTGAGTCAAGTAAAAGAGGACATTCTCTTGCACAATTAAGCCAATCATTAAGGGCAGTCAGAAAGCTTTCTCTCTCCCAATGCCAACTTTCAGCCTCGCTAAAATTTTCATCCAAAAGAGACTTAAGCAACCCAACCCATTCAGAACAAACTCGTGGAAGACGTAAATCTTTTATTTGATTAGAGAGCTTTGAAAGCAGGTCCCACCAGCTCATCAGTTGAGATGGATCCAATCCCTCAGAGAATGGTGCCAAACCACCAGGAGCAATTGAGGCATTTGATGAGAAAACTAATCCCAACAACCAACGTTCTAAGCACCAATTAAGACTGTGAGTTTCATCACCACCACGCTCTTCTTCATCAAGGCCCCACCTAAATCCTGTGAGCTGTAGGGCCTTGGTGATATTGAAAACTTCTTCCTGATCCAAACCATGCCGTTTCTGAATAGCAGGATTTGAAAGCAATTCCTGAAGGGAAGATGCCGTCAATCTTCCACTTGCCAATTGCAAAAGATCCAACATTGCTTTTATCAAACCTGGAGTATCTAATTGACTTCTATCAGTTATTCGCCAAGGAATATTTACCCCTGTCGCACCAATATCATTAAATATAGAAGAGATAAGAGGAGCGAAAGACTCAACTTGAGGAGTCATTATCAAAACATCACGAGGTTGCAGGCTTACGTCAGCCGCAAACCACTGAATAATTTGATCACGGATAAGCTGAACTTCACGAAATTTTCCAGGACAACTAAAAAACTGAAGAGAATTATCTTTAGGGTTTCTCTTCAGTTCCGAAGCTAAAGCTGGCTCAACCAACTGTTGCTGTAATTGTTCCAATAAAGATGGCTCATGTCCTGCAGCTATAGAAATATTTGCTGGTGCAGCAAACAAATTTTCTGTATAGCATTCACCTAATTGGCTCTCTCCAGTCCCTTCAACTAGTTGCTGAAACTCAGCACCCATACGACCAAGAAAACCCTCTAATCTCGGTTCTTCTAACAACCATTCTCCATCAAAAGGGTTTATCCAAGAAAGACCAAGCTTGTCTCGCCTGGTTCTCAATCTCTGCCAAAGATCTGAGCATGGAGTCAAAATATACATGTGTACATCTATCAACCCAGACAAGGCCTGTATAAATTCAATTTGAACTTGAGAGAGGCTACTTATCGCGAAGAAACGAAGAACTTTAGGCAACTCAAAAGAAGCAACCTCTCCTCTACGAATCTTGAAGATTGCCTTTCTAGCATTTATTCCAAAAGGTTCTGCCGAAATTTCCTTACCAAGCAAACGAATTAATGATGGTTGCCATTGCATCGATTCTGGAAGATCCTTATAGGCTTTTACATAAGAATTCCTACCTTCAAGCCAATCTTGAATTAAGCCAGGGCGATAAATTGCGTAATCATCAAACGCCTTAGAAATCTTATAAACGAGTGTCCATTCATCCTTATTCAATTGGCCTGACAAAGAAGGATTTCTACCCAACAAGTTTCGTAAAGGTTCTGCTTCATCCTTCTCAAGAAAATTTGGTAATACCTCTAACAAATACCAAACAAGTTGACTA includes:
- a CDS encoding DEAD/DEAH box helicase; this translates as MTNAKPHEGSSCTEDISASKILSLEDEISVDEKRPDLKSSDQSPSKEIEGSVQGDDKSIFETGFDGFGFSSTLLKTLLEKGYKNPSPIQRAAIPELMLGRDLVGQAQTGTGKTAAFALPLIERLQEHQVSPQALVLAPTRELALQVADSFRAYAVGHKHLKILAVYGGADFRFQINSLRKGVDVVVGTPGRVMDHIRQKTFDTSNLKSLILDEADEMLRMGFIDDVEWILEQLPSERQMVLFSATMPTEIRRLSKRYLNAPAEITIKTKAQEARRIRHRCITIHNSRKLEALKRVLESFVGEGVIVFARTKVITLDVAESLEASGHEVAVLNGDVPQNQRERTVESLKNGRVNVLVATDVAARGLDVDRVGLVVNYDIPFDSEAYVHRIGRTGRAGRKGEAILFINPRERRFVSTLERAVGQPIEAMGIPSNSEINESRVNRLRERLTLTSKTLDSSNEETELLKEILSGLAKEENLNLEDIALAALKLGIGPDSLLFDGDERWIDEPLPRGRRVDRRQDRHGSGRRQDRNARPPEENMERFRVEVGHRDHVKPGNLVGAIANESGLHGRKIGRIQIFDTHSFVDLPKGMPEDVFKILKKLKVMNRELQIQRTS
- a CDS encoding ATP-dependent DNA helicase; translated protein: MSLFDFDSWSPRLASATYKLLLKRLPPKVRSSHLEDIVDVLIYSLSNGELFFDLTSDYPNCELRQPGWPETHLKALRESGWIDGDLAPIVLSKSRLSWNRCHEDLKVVLDELLRRSQGSKKLSSEILSIDFDLPSGLNEEQARAVAAIDDHGLLLISGGPGTGKTSTIVQIIARAITLRPDSKVVVSAPTGKAARRLQESMQKNIERLDSLQREKLYKLPCITLHRLLEASSEGFRRNKRNPLAIDLLIVDEMSMVDLSLMSVLLMALPSKCQLVLVGDPDQLPPVGGGSIWHLLQSEAFKNYHDCSVHFHHVYRNKGALSYLSNLLRKEGLSSFWKGIIDSSQSSNFSLHNSQLNGIPSHLSSQLEAYSYQLSKLSGELVAKQFKHDIPTIITRPDTLTIASQLFDVLDEYMVLCPRRSGVWGIDHVHQSFLGKKFGLGVMYWPQGFPVMCCENQPEIALANGDIGLVIGDGKRRRILFRVSIDEVGGSIILINPSRIKALEPAMALTIHKSQGSEAKNVFVLWPEEFQVAQSQINTSKNTNQEYEMRLLYTAITRASDHVDLFMPIGKDG
- a CDS encoding UvrD-helicase domain-containing protein, translated to MWIPVMDDLRCRSEVRFEPNEYPLGQGLRLLEASAGTGKTFALAHLVLRLVTERTVNIKEILVVTFTEAAAAELKARICNRLEQALEGLESFEGGIDYTYPDEVLKVWLETSRKNTSQRISYIQLLLEALEGLDFVDITTIHGFCSRTLQKDALYSSAGVDPVLEGDGQEIIFEVVNDYWNQKILTLDPDDLRGFYDAGLNIDTLSESLLRLDNDPSMTLNDDDLTFNNSCQFEVEFKDYLETCLKNFLDLWRLEGQKLEEDLCRQAQEWRSLGCDNTKPFSSKPRKNRFEIVNNWAETFFENRDLDQRGLDISYGFIRDQTLLRNYFHPAIFCDTARRCGEDFPKLIHPLLQKSISALVDSPAEKVWTHSLHFCLKTLEERRHRQGVISYGGLLRAVENGLRDSFTCNPEIKKQNKWLKTIQLRYKVALIDEFQDTDPLQWQILRRLFGTSQDHLLLMVGDPKQAIYRFRGGDLNVYLEARANVDRIDVLLDNFRATPTLMSGLNCFMANGLRVSNLPIPSLNSCGKDDPIRLNKGEYPLQLITLESFDSGKNNLSSKLLSKTRIEEFIPEVVANSVLDLLDRHKGELKPDDFCILVSRHDQASAIRSAMSSVGLPTRLVSSGDVFQTEGAELLQCFMDCIAKPTDTACLRLLACSALFQWNVSRLEASEMSGELDELAERFSDLSQNFSHLGLLGCLADSLKGQTIANLSEQGRLLGDLQQCAQLVQENIHSRSLDPLSAAIWFRRERLQPKAHIPDNRQPHSDLADKAVSVVTVHRSKGLEYRVVLCPYLWQAPPHERNPLLRDAEGPCWRLALSHGWGQGRIISQQNSIASIQEAERIAYVAMTRARSMLILFWARGLGQDDNPLKNFLHSPCDNKASNEKLSIAQMRAWLLTNKVPITIYEARANYHNRRWVDQEIKGELSLGPIPSKSLDTSWGRSSYSAWISGKDSVVNAESLDPFVIEVGRDTQQEKSDLSDSFELMDDVLENSCKSEWSTKGPLFDFPRGAVPGDCLHRILEKVDFCRALDASSTAQLITTELSRAGLEKELLSSVQNGLEMVFNTPLGGPLGGLKFKHLTKKRRIHEMSFDLPIAQNGKLVSSDDLADAFRQGSSARFSTNYADILSKLQISSKGFFTGSIDLVFTDNDDLAKARWWVVDWKSNWIGERDGEGNCQACGPFHYTNTAMEKQMLRHHYPLQANLYLVALHRFLRWRLPSYVPLRHLGGYIYAFIRGMPGEVAVSKQSPNNFIPGLIVETTSLERVLALDRLLEQGGR
- a CDS encoding methyltransferase family protein — translated: MRSFFDQFGSFDFRSAFSGWKISWQGFIDNSQGEWFLVIQLILVLAHLFPAWPVFIDLNLFLLLFLRIFGSVLFFFGFFRALTSFLRLGSSLSPFPEPKSGASLVTEGIYSRCRHPLYQALLLCSIGVCIFLASLFHLLLFLIFAIILRAKALREEARLKLIHTNYVKYMAKTPAIIKGLIFLDWRF
- a CDS encoding exodeoxyribonuclease V subunit gamma; the encoded protein is MLKVFRGNRIEWLAKVLGEELRLNPPSPFDSIDVVVSTWPTSRWLGEQLATVNGITAQVRFPFPGSFLKKLVGIILGADPDIDDPWRPSQLVWYLLEVLPNFLEKDEAEPLRNLLGRNPSLSGQLNKDEWTLVYKISKAFDDYAIYRPGLIQDWLEGRNSYVKAYKDLPESMQWQPSLIRLLGKEISAEPFGINARKAIFKIRRGEVASFELPKVLRFFAISSLSQVQIEFIQALSGLIDVHMYILTPCSDLWQRLRTRRDKLGLSWINPFDGEWLLEEPRLEGFLGRMGAEFQQLVEGTGESQLGECYTENLFAAPANISIAAGHEPSLLEQLQQQLVEPALASELKRNPKDNSLQFFSCPGKFREVQLIRDQIIQWFAADVSLQPRDVLIMTPQVESFAPLISSIFNDIGATGVNIPWRITDRSQLDTPGLIKAMLDLLQLASGRLTASSLQELLSNPAIQKRHGLDQEEVFNITKALQLTGFRWGLDEEERGGDETHSLNWCLERWLLGLVFSSNASIAPGGLAPFSEGLDPSQLMSWWDLLSKLSNQIKDLRLPRVCSEWVGLLKSLLDENFSEAESWHWERESFLTALNDWLNCARECPLLLDSGVVLDLLADSLALHSGRFGHRSGALTISALEPMRAIPHRVIVLMGLDANFFPRPSRRSAFHLLEQERNLGDPSGSDQDRYALLEALMSSRQHLLITWNGREERTGEYLPPSNPVQQMISQLKKELGPLSFEGLLLQHSPNPLSRENFVSSNNRPPVSCDRRYLDARLLLDSCSSVPQKSFAVPLEWKKPDLSVSKEVPINILHRWLSAPQRIWLEHLELRPGEWIDPIEDLDSVSLEEWQRQTLFTEYLDHCFDQIESNDIQIVDLNMSLSRWEERFVGQGKLPYGASGKLEIRQLFSRFKNLEETISTIGKCTIRTLDLGDIRKKTLWAGENMLIIQPGRITSKCIMETWINHLHICSGEFSSPSTYIVSRSLSSLKKDEFDLSIKFSPISPSEAFEMIRGIKTLASIYIHECWPVPPESGWEYSISENKLCGTGFIAFEKKWKGGFMHKGESKRAEMRLCFGDSCEASDLFEIEGFIDAMSFLYQPIIDNINS